A stretch of the Sulfurimonas sp. HSL3-1 genome encodes the following:
- the aroB gene encoding 3-dehydroquinate synthase — MTVDIDLKKTVDTSYKIYIDALPALTFDKKVAVVTNPTVSGLHLDYLLERLEAPAVEVITLPDGEQYKNWESIETVLGALFEARFNRSSLLIAFGGGVIGDMTGFAASIFQRGIDFIQIPTTLLSQVDASVGGKTGINNRYGKNLVGAFHQPIAVYADPHFLATLPPREFAAGVAEIVKMAVTFDADFFAWLETADLSKPEQLAEAVARSVKTKAAVVAQDEKERGLRAALNYGHTFGHVIENETNYTTYLHGETVAIGMVMANRLAVALGLMEATEAERVEQLLQRYGLPVRYAIADVDAFYEAFFLDKKSGDNSITFILPQHLGGVEMRSDIPREAVMDILRTFTEAAQ, encoded by the coding sequence ATGACCGTAGACATCGATCTCAAAAAGACTGTTGACACCTCGTACAAGATCTATATTGACGCGCTCCCGGCGCTGACCTTTGACAAGAAAGTTGCCGTCGTAACGAACCCGACGGTTTCCGGGCTGCACCTGGACTACCTGCTCGAGCGCCTTGAGGCACCGGCGGTGGAAGTGATTACCCTTCCTGATGGCGAGCAGTACAAGAACTGGGAAAGCATTGAGACGGTACTCGGTGCGCTTTTCGAGGCGCGTTTCAACCGCAGTTCGCTCCTTATTGCCTTCGGCGGCGGTGTGATCGGCGACATGACGGGGTTTGCCGCGAGCATCTTCCAGCGGGGGATCGACTTTATCCAGATCCCGACGACGCTGCTCTCGCAGGTCGATGCCAGTGTCGGCGGCAAGACCGGGATCAACAACCGCTACGGCAAGAACCTCGTCGGGGCCTTCCACCAACCCATCGCCGTCTATGCCGACCCCCACTTCCTTGCAACCCTTCCGCCGCGCGAATTCGCCGCGGGGGTCGCGGAGATCGTCAAGATGGCCGTCACTTTCGATGCCGATTTCTTCGCATGGCTCGAGACGGCGGACCTCTCAAAACCAGAACAGCTTGCCGAAGCGGTGGCGCGTTCGGTCAAAACGAAGGCAGCCGTGGTCGCCCAGGACGAGAAGGAGCGTGGGCTGCGCGCGGCGCTGAACTACGGGCACACCTTCGGCCACGTCATCGAGAACGAGACGAACTACACGACCTATCTGCACGGCGAGACGGTCGCCATCGGGATGGTCATGGCCAACCGCCTGGCCGTTGCGCTGGGGCTGATGGAGGCGACGGAAGCGGAGCGGGTCGAGCAACTGCTGCAGCGCTACGGCCTGCCGGTCCGCTACGCCATCGCCGACGTCGATGCCTTCTACGAGGCCTTCTTCCTTGACAAAAAGAGCGGCGACAACTCGATCACCTTCATTCTGCCGCAGCATCTCGGCGGTGTCGAGATGCGCAGTGACATTCCCCGCGAGGCGGTGATGGACATCCTGCGCACTTTCACGGAGGCTGCACAATGA